A genomic region of Nostoc sp. UHCC 0702 contains the following coding sequences:
- a CDS encoding pentapeptide repeat-containing protein — MANQEHLALLKAGAVTWISWRTKHPHIEPDISAANLQGDNLRGANLQGVNLSKVDLSNALLVRANLSNANLAAANLYQAKLIEANFSAANLSVANLSAATLTQANLSHANLIGADLSEANLIGAAIADANLIGADLKGADLRDADLGATKLMRTNFCFANLIAANLIGADLSEATLYQAELMGAYLYKTDLYKANLSKAHLSGAYLLRANLSEADLRGANLSWTNLSQANLAGADLRKANLRGANLRGANLIGVNLEEAIMPD; from the coding sequence ATGGCAAATCAGGAGCATTTAGCTTTACTCAAAGCAGGTGCAGTCACATGGATTTCGTGGAGAACGAAACATCCTCACATTGAACCAGATATTAGCGCCGCAAATCTGCAAGGGGATAACCTCAGAGGTGCAAACCTGCAAGGGGTAAACTTGAGTAAGGTGGATTTGAGTAATGCTTTACTTGTACGAGCCAACCTCAGCAATGCTAATCTTGCAGCCGCTAACCTTTATCAAGCCAAGCTGATTGAAGCGAATTTCAGCGCAGCTAATTTGAGTGTTGCTAACTTGAGCGCCGCGACATTGACACAGGCAAATCTCAGTCATGCTAATTTGATTGGGGCTGATTTGAGTGAGGCGAATCTGATTGGTGCTGCGATCGCAGATGCTAATCTAATAGGGGCTGACTTAAAGGGCGCTGACTTAAGAGACGCAGATTTAGGTGCAACAAAGTTAATGCGAACTAACTTTTGTTTTGCAAATTTGATTGCAGCTAACTTAATTGGGGCTGACCTCAGCGAAGCAACCCTCTATCAAGCTGAATTGATGGGGGCTTACCTATACAAAACTGATTTATATAAAGCTAATTTGAGCAAGGCTCACTTGAGTGGTGCATACTTGTTGCGGGCGAACTTGAGCGAAGCTGATTTGAGAGGTGCAAACTTGAGTTGGACTAATCTTAGCCAAGCGAACTTAGCAGGGGCTGATCTGAGAAAAGCTAACCTCAGAGGAGCTAATCTAAGGGGAGCTAATCTCATCGGTGTGAATCTTGAAGAAGCGATTATGCCTGATTGA
- a CDS encoding DUF3368 domain-containing protein, whose protein sequence is MAEPPVINASPLIFLSRGGLVDLLQLLGDEVLVPSAVAVEIQQRGTEDPTFVALRQTNWLVVVETPPTPEIIQSWDLGKGESSVLTWAYIHPGTEAIVDDLAARRCAAVLGIPVRGTLGLVLTAKQRGKIAAARPILENLRSLGMYLSDRVINQALALVDE, encoded by the coding sequence GTGGCTGAACCACCTGTGATTAATGCTTCACCTCTCATTTTTTTATCTAGAGGGGGTTTAGTTGATTTGTTGCAATTATTGGGTGATGAAGTTTTAGTTCCATCTGCGGTAGCTGTTGAAATTCAGCAAAGAGGCACAGAAGATCCCACTTTTGTAGCACTCAGACAAACAAATTGGTTAGTTGTGGTGGAGACACCACCAACACCGGAGATTATCCAGTCCTGGGATTTAGGCAAAGGCGAATCATCTGTTTTGACATGGGCGTATATACATCCAGGTACAGAAGCAATTGTGGATGATCTTGCAGCTCGTAGATGTGCAGCAGTACTAGGGATTCCTGTTCGTGGAACACTTGGTCTAGTTTTGACTGCAAAGCAACGTGGCAAAATAGCAGCAGCACGACCGATTCTAGAGAATTTGCGCTCCTTGGGAATGTATCTCTCTGACCGTGTAATCAATCAAGCGCTGGCATTAGTTGATGAATGA
- a CDS encoding UPF0175 family protein: MTTVTLELPEEIFSALRLSPNEFVRELRLAAAIYWYGRGEISQEKAANIAGLDRTDFLLALSREQVDAFTVDFDDLQRELERG, from the coding sequence ATGACTACTGTCACCTTAGAGCTACCTGAAGAAATTTTCTCTGCTTTGCGCCTGTCACCTAATGAGTTTGTGCGTGAATTGCGTCTGGCGGCGGCTATTTACTGGTATGGACGTGGTGAAATTTCCCAAGAGAAAGCAGCTAATATTGCAGGTTTAGACCGAACAGATTTTCTTCTAGCTTTGTCCCGTGAACAAGTTGATGCCTTTACTGTAGATTTTGATGACTTACAACGGGAATTAGAACGTGGCTGA
- a CDS encoding MBL fold metallo-hydrolase: protein MKSLHRPDLYGWSTFNPARNIDFNGIAWIRPDGNILVDPVALSNHDWNHLQSLGGVVWIILTNSEHVRAAKEIADQTYAKIAGPAAEKENFPIRCDRWLSDGDELVPGLKVIELHGSKTPGELALLLEQTTLITGDLVRARKAGSLTILPDDKLMNREQAIASVRRLAELTQVEAVLVGDGWPVFRDGRDRLKELLATL from the coding sequence ATGAAATCTCTCCACCGTCCCGATTTATATGGCTGGTCTACTTTCAATCCTGCAAGAAATATTGATTTCAATGGGATTGCCTGGATACGTCCAGATGGTAATATCTTAGTTGATCCAGTAGCCTTATCAAACCATGATTGGAATCACCTGCAATCTCTCGGTGGTGTGGTTTGGATTATTCTGACGAATTCAGAACATGTCAGGGCAGCGAAGGAAATTGCCGATCAAACCTATGCTAAGATAGCCGGGCCAGCGGCAGAAAAAGAGAATTTCCCCATACGTTGCGATCGCTGGTTGTCTGATGGTGATGAGTTAGTGCCAGGACTGAAGGTGATTGAACTCCACGGTTCTAAAACTCCTGGAGAATTGGCTTTGCTACTAGAACAAACAACTTTGATTACCGGGGATTTAGTGCGGGCACGGAAAGCCGGCAGTTTAACTATCTTACCAGATGACAAGCTGATGAATCGAGAACAAGCGATCGCTTCGGTGCGGAGACTGGCGGAATTAACCCAAGTAGAAGCAGTTTTGGTAGGCGATGGCTGGCCTGTTTTTCGGGATGGGCGCGATCGGCTTAAGGAATTACTAGCGACGTTGTGA
- a CDS encoding aminotransferase class I/II-fold pyridoxal phosphate-dependent enzyme, which produces MTKIQRQKISVKASQFTESVIREMTRVALQYGAVNLAQGFPDFPCPAELKQAAYEAIETDVNQYAITWGDRAFREAIAKKVQWYLGLDINPETQITVTCGSTEAMAAVMLATIDPGEEVIVFEPYYENYGPDAILAGATPRYVTLHPPDWTFDQTELRQAFNANTKAIIINTPHNPTGKVFTREELTLIAELCQKWDVLAFTDEIYEHILYDDAQHIALATLPGMEERTITINGLSKTYSVTGWRVGYILANPQLTGAIRKVHDFLTVGAPAPLQRAGVAAMQLPPTYYQELAQLYHNKRDTILKILDQIDIPYFIPKGAYYIFADISKFGYKNDIEFTNHLIKDIGIAVVPGSSFFNQPDKGQSFIRFCFSKKPETLEAAANKLHKLKPTA; this is translated from the coding sequence GTGACGAAGATTCAGCGCCAAAAAATATCAGTCAAGGCCAGCCAGTTTACAGAGTCGGTAATTCGGGAAATGACAAGGGTAGCACTGCAATACGGTGCTGTGAACTTGGCGCAGGGGTTTCCTGATTTTCCATGTCCGGCGGAATTAAAACAAGCAGCCTATGAAGCAATAGAAACCGATGTTAACCAGTATGCGATAACTTGGGGCGATCGCGCATTTCGGGAAGCGATCGCCAAAAAAGTGCAGTGGTATTTAGGTTTAGACATCAACCCCGAAACACAAATCACCGTTACCTGTGGTTCAACAGAAGCAATGGCAGCTGTTATGTTAGCAACCATCGACCCAGGAGAGGAAGTGATTGTATTTGAGCCGTATTACGAAAACTACGGCCCCGATGCCATTTTGGCAGGTGCTACACCTAGATATGTAACACTCCATCCCCCCGACTGGACATTTGACCAAACAGAATTACGTCAAGCATTTAACGCCAACACCAAAGCCATCATCATCAACACCCCCCACAACCCCACAGGTAAAGTCTTCACCCGTGAAGAACTCACCCTAATAGCCGAACTTTGCCAGAAATGGGATGTACTAGCATTCACAGACGAAATTTACGAACACATCCTCTACGATGACGCTCAACACATAGCCTTAGCCACCCTTCCCGGAATGGAAGAACGCACCATTACCATCAATGGTCTATCCAAAACATACAGCGTCACCGGATGGCGCGTTGGCTACATCTTAGCAAACCCCCAACTCACAGGAGCCATTCGTAAAGTACATGACTTTCTAACAGTTGGTGCGCCTGCACCCTTGCAAAGAGCCGGAGTAGCCGCCATGCAACTGCCACCAACTTACTATCAAGAACTAGCCCAACTTTACCACAACAAGCGAGACACCATCTTAAAAATCTTAGATCAAATTGATATACCTTACTTCATACCCAAAGGAGCCTATTACATCTTTGCAGACATATCTAAATTTGGCTACAAAAACGATATCGAATTCACCAACCACCTAATCAAAGATATTGGTATAGCCGTAGTTCCTGGTTCCAGCTTTTTCAACCAACCAGACAAAGGACAATCATTCATTCGCTTCTGCTTCAGTAAAAAACCTGAAACCCTGGAAGCAGCCGCTAATAAATTACACAAACTCAAACCAACAGCCTAA
- a CDS encoding cystathionine beta-synthase, with product MPTYDNILQAIGRTPLVRLNKVTENISSCIYAKVEYLNPGGSTKDRIALAMIEAAEKTGQLQPGGTIIEATAGNTGVGLALIAAVKKYRCIFVMPDKMSQDKINLLKAYGAEVVVTPTSVAPDSPESYNGVAERLAKEIPGAYRPNQFENPDNPLAHYLTTGPEIWADSQGKVDVFVAGMGTGGTISGVAKYLKEQNPNIVIVGADPEGSILSGDAPKSYKVEGIGEDFIPKTFNRQIVDEMVRVNDKESFNMARRLAREEGLLVGGSCGTAVAAALKYAARLSEPKYIVVLLPDTGRNYINKIYSDAWMQENGFWEGKTVRTIKVSEILAQKTDFPSLVAVSPRDTLSQATNLLQKLNISQLPVIDNNHVVGSLNEASLMKFLHDGINFSNQEVLAVMGKPLPILDEQVDISEAYRVLLSGTTAIIITRHDVPIGLITRADLIRYWINQLKDEAI from the coding sequence ATGCCTACTTACGACAACATTTTACAAGCAATTGGTAGAACTCCATTAGTCAGACTTAACAAAGTAACAGAAAATATTTCCTCCTGCATTTATGCCAAAGTAGAATATCTCAACCCTGGCGGAAGCACCAAAGATAGAATAGCCCTCGCCATGATAGAAGCAGCAGAAAAAACAGGTCAACTGCAACCAGGGGGAACCATAATTGAAGCTACCGCAGGTAACACTGGTGTAGGACTAGCATTAATTGCCGCAGTCAAAAAATATCGGTGTATTTTTGTCATGCCCGATAAAATGAGTCAAGATAAAATTAACCTACTCAAAGCTTACGGTGCAGAAGTAGTTGTCACTCCCACATCAGTAGCACCCGACTCACCAGAAAGCTATAACGGTGTAGCAGAAAGACTCGCCAAAGAAATACCAGGAGCATACAGACCAAATCAGTTTGAAAATCCAGATAATCCTTTAGCTCATTACTTAACAACTGGCCCAGAAATTTGGGCAGATAGTCAGGGAAAAGTTGACGTTTTTGTAGCAGGTATGGGTACAGGCGGCACAATTTCAGGAGTTGCCAAATACCTCAAAGAGCAAAATCCGAATATAGTGATTGTTGGTGCAGATCCAGAAGGTTCTATACTTTCAGGAGATGCACCAAAATCATACAAAGTTGAAGGCATTGGTGAAGACTTTATCCCCAAAACATTTAATCGTCAAATAGTCGATGAAATGGTTCGAGTGAATGATAAAGAATCCTTTAATATGGCTCGTCGTCTTGCACGAGAAGAAGGCTTATTAGTGGGAGGTTCTTGTGGTACAGCAGTAGCCGCAGCACTCAAATATGCAGCGCGATTATCAGAACCAAAATATATTGTAGTACTTTTACCAGATACAGGAAGAAACTACATCAATAAAATCTACTCCGATGCTTGGATGCAGGAAAATGGTTTTTGGGAGGGTAAAACAGTAAGAACCATCAAAGTTAGTGAAATTTTAGCTCAAAAAACAGATTTTCCTTCTCTAGTTGCGGTTAGTCCCCGCGACACCTTGAGCCAAGCTACCAACCTACTGCAAAAGCTGAATATTTCGCAGTTACCAGTAATTGATAACAATCATGTGGTAGGTAGCCTCAACGAAGCATCTTTGATGAAATTTCTCCATGATGGAATCAACTTTTCTAACCAAGAAGTTCTCGCAGTGATGGGTAAACCCCTGCCAATTCTCGATGAACAAGTTGATATTTCCGAAGCTTACCGAGTCCTTTTATCAGGAACAACAGCTATTATTATAACGCGTCATGATGTACCCATTGGATTAATCACCAGAGCCGATTTAATTAGATATTGGATTAATCAATTAAAGGATGAAGCCATATAA
- a CDS encoding cystathionine gamma-synthase: MEFETKAIHEGQQSDPQTGAVIVPIYLTSTYEQQAIGQHKGYEYSRTGNPTRNALEEALASIENAKYGLAFASGLAATTTVLSLLKSGDHIVAGDDLYGGTYRLLERVVKNWGVTTTYVDIDNLADFETAIQPNTKLIWIETPTNPLLKIVDIPALANIARKHNIVLVVDNTFASPYFQKPLDLGADIVVHSTTKYLGGHSDIIGGAVVTSNEQLYTELKFYQNAIGAVPSPFDSWLVLRGIKTLAVRMREHEKNALFLAEFLEKHPKVEQIYYPGLASHEQHQLAKEQMSGFGGMISLELKGGFAEVERFVAKLKLFLLAESLGGVESLLCYPAKMTHGSLPEAERIKRGIKDNLIRLSVGIEHPLDLQADLENALR; the protein is encoded by the coding sequence ATGGAATTTGAAACTAAAGCGATTCATGAAGGGCAACAATCAGATCCGCAAACTGGTGCTGTGATTGTACCAATTTATTTAACTTCTACCTATGAACAACAAGCAATAGGTCAGCACAAAGGATATGAATATTCTCGGACAGGAAACCCCACCCGCAATGCTTTAGAAGAGGCTTTAGCCTCAATTGAAAATGCTAAATATGGTTTAGCATTTGCCTCTGGATTAGCAGCAACTACCACTGTATTAAGTCTACTCAAAAGTGGCGATCACATTGTTGCAGGAGATGATTTGTATGGTGGTACTTATCGCTTGCTAGAAAGAGTTGTGAAAAATTGGGGTGTGACGACTACTTATGTAGATATTGATAACTTGGCTGACTTTGAAACAGCCATTCAACCAAACACCAAGCTAATTTGGATTGAAACTCCCACCAACCCATTGTTAAAAATTGTTGATATTCCAGCTTTAGCAAATATTGCTCGGAAACACAACATTGTTCTAGTAGTTGATAATACCTTTGCTAGTCCTTATTTTCAAAAACCCTTAGATTTAGGCGCTGATATTGTAGTTCACAGCACAACTAAATATCTAGGTGGACACAGCGATATTATTGGCGGGGCAGTTGTCACATCTAATGAGCAATTATACACCGAACTGAAGTTTTATCAAAACGCGATCGGGGCAGTTCCTAGTCCTTTTGATAGTTGGTTAGTGCTGCGAGGTATTAAAACCCTAGCTGTGAGAATGCGAGAACATGAAAAAAATGCTTTATTTTTGGCTGAATTTTTAGAAAAGCATCCGAAAGTAGAGCAAATTTATTATCCAGGGTTAGCCAGTCATGAACAACATCAACTAGCAAAAGAACAAATGTCTGGCTTTGGCGGAATGATTAGTTTGGAATTAAAAGGTGGTTTTGCTGAGGTTGAAAGATTCGTTGCTAAACTGAAGTTGTTTTTGCTAGCTGAAAGCTTAGGAGGAGTGGAATCACTGCTGTGCTATCCTGCCAAAATGACCCACGGTTCTCTACCAGAAGCAGAACGAATTAAACGTGGAATTAAGGATAATTTAATCCGTCTTTCTGTAGGAATTGAGCATCCGCTGGATTTGCAAGCCGATTTAGAGAATGCTTTGAGATAA
- a CDS encoding four-helix bundle copper-binding protein, whose amino-acid sequence MMMMMTESITPEMQTCMDDCMDCHKMCMEAMTHCMSKGSNNMDMSMMSMMRDCAEMCMMCMNMIMGGSEFMGRTCMLCAEMCDRCAMACEQMSDDQMMMDCAAACRKCAESCRSMEMMPV is encoded by the coding sequence ATGATGATGATGATGACTGAATCCATAACCCCCGAAATGCAAACTTGCATGGACGATTGCATGGATTGTCACAAAATGTGCATGGAAGCCATGACTCACTGCATGAGCAAAGGCAGTAACAATATGGACATGAGCATGATGAGCATGATGCGTGACTGTGCTGAAATGTGCATGATGTGCATGAATATGATCATGGGCGGTTCTGAGTTCATGGGACGCACTTGTATGCTTTGTGCTGAGATGTGCGATCGCTGTGCAATGGCTTGTGAACAAATGAGCGATGATCAAATGATGATGGATTGTGCTGCTGCTTGCCGCAAGTGTGCAGAATCCTGTAGATCTATGGAAATGATGCCTGTTTAA
- a CDS encoding fimbrial protein: protein MNNQLLLKEKLQARLAKIQTDSDRSPVTNLKLDKTTAAEIEQLTTELESNNPNPNPLLYATSLLEGAWQLQYSTAREIRSLASLPLGLKLGKVYQVIDVANKLFFNLAEVKHSLGLISGYVKVTASFEPAKEDVEPLTNKRINVYFDKRYLSIEKIFGINTPQFNQFKVSNANNPQGRTATLDITYLDETLRIGRGGDGSLFILSKSDNLPDFTSSS from the coding sequence TTGAACAATCAACTCTTATTGAAGGAAAAATTACAAGCGAGGTTGGCGAAGATACAAACCGACAGCGATCGCTCTCCTGTCACCAATTTAAAGCTAGACAAAACTACCGCCGCAGAAATTGAACAATTGACAACAGAACTAGAAAGCAACAATCCCAATCCCAATCCTCTTTTATATGCTACTTCTTTGCTAGAAGGAGCTTGGCAACTACAATACTCCACTGCTAGAGAAATCCGATCCTTAGCTTCCCTACCATTGGGATTAAAACTAGGTAAAGTCTATCAAGTGATTGATGTTGCAAATAAATTATTTTTCAATCTAGCTGAAGTTAAACATTCTTTGGGGCTAATATCAGGATATGTCAAAGTCACAGCTAGCTTTGAGCCTGCGAAAGAAGATGTAGAGCCTCTAACAAATAAACGCATCAACGTTTATTTTGACAAACGTTATCTATCAATTGAGAAAATTTTCGGCATTAATACCCCTCAATTCAACCAATTTAAGGTGTCCAATGCTAATAATCCTCAAGGTAGAACTGCCACCCTTGACATTACTTATTTGGATGAAACTTTAAGAATTGGACGTGGAGGAGATGGCAGTTTATTCATTCTTAGTAAATCCGATAATTTACCTGATTTCACCTCATCAAGTTGA
- a CDS encoding GNAT family N-acetyltransferase, translating to MVVEVTTWYLEMLDPKQLRPGAFSDFNLRIEQAEIPSPEFSRFLYSSVGGNWYWIDRLKWDYERWFAYLNRPELETWVAYISGTPAGYIELESQPGNNVEIAYFGILQQFTGQGLGGYLLSQGVERAWKIGAKRVWVHTCSLDSVYALPNYQARGFQIYKQEVHTQKLPDKPIGPWLGAYDS from the coding sequence ATGGTTGTTGAAGTCACTACCTGGTATTTAGAAATGCTAGATCCCAAACAGTTGCGTCCAGGTGCTTTCAGTGACTTCAATTTGAGAATTGAGCAAGCAGAAATTCCTTCACCCGAATTCAGTCGCTTTCTTTACAGCAGTGTAGGAGGGAACTGGTATTGGATTGATCGCCTCAAATGGGATTACGAACGTTGGTTTGCTTATCTCAATCGTCCAGAGTTAGAAACTTGGGTTGCTTATATTTCGGGTACGCCAGCAGGATACATCGAACTGGAGAGTCAACCAGGAAATAATGTAGAAATTGCTTACTTTGGTATTTTACAACAGTTTACTGGACAAGGATTAGGAGGGTATTTACTCAGCCAAGGAGTAGAACGAGCATGGAAAATTGGCGCAAAGCGAGTTTGGGTGCATACTTGCAGTTTGGATAGTGTTTATGCATTACCAAACTACCAAGCACGAGGTTTTCAAATTTATAAGCAAGAAGTACACACTCAAAAATTGCCTGATAAACCTATTGGCCCTTGGTTGGGTGCTTATGATTCATGA
- a CDS encoding serine hydrolase — protein sequence MRQYYIITLLTILLTINLIFPQLALADVKLQLLPLAQIETIDKTISPKAALERLFTSKQIKPEWFAPEFLAPVPIEQVRQVIAVLKIQLGGYEGVENNGQDYLVKFNQALVSVKIVLNKQGQISGLLFEPPQAKLINLKDAIALFQALPGKVSFLVQEGKTIQAELNSKTPLAVGSAFKLAVLKALKSEIASGKLTWKDVVQLQPNLKSLPSGMLQTWPDNAYLTVETLASLMISLSDNTATDILINLIGRQPIELVSPRNRPFLTTREAFVLKGSQNRNLLKRYRTSKEAQRRAILQELTNKPLPNVNEFEETANPVALDVEWFFTAEELCELMEQVADLPLMNINPGVTNAQDWQRVAFKGGSEPGVINMTTWLQAKNGKNYCVVATWNNNNAPLEQQQFVSLYTGVIAKLAAEK from the coding sequence ATGCGTCAATATTACATAATTACTTTATTAACTATCCTGCTAACAATCAACTTGATATTTCCTCAGTTAGCGTTAGCAGACGTTAAACTTCAACTACTACCCTTAGCTCAGATTGAGACTATAGATAAAACCATATCTCCCAAAGCTGCTTTAGAAAGATTATTTACGAGTAAACAAATCAAGCCAGAGTGGTTTGCACCTGAATTTTTAGCACCAGTCCCTATAGAACAAGTGCGACAAGTAATTGCTGTACTCAAGATTCAATTGGGAGGCTATGAAGGTGTAGAAAATAATGGTCAAGATTACTTGGTTAAATTTAATCAAGCTTTAGTATCGGTTAAAATAGTTCTGAATAAACAAGGACAAATTTCCGGCTTGCTGTTTGAGCCACCACAAGCTAAGCTGATTAATTTAAAAGACGCGATCGCGCTTTTTCAAGCATTACCTGGAAAAGTCAGTTTTTTAGTTCAAGAAGGCAAAACAATACAAGCCGAATTAAATAGCAAAACCCCTCTGGCAGTTGGTTCAGCCTTCAAATTAGCAGTACTCAAAGCACTCAAATCAGAAATTGCTTCTGGGAAACTGACATGGAAAGATGTAGTGCAACTGCAACCGAATTTAAAAAGTCTACCATCTGGAATGTTACAAACATGGCCAGATAATGCATATCTGACAGTAGAAACACTTGCATCTTTAATGATTTCTCTCAGCGACAATACAGCAACAGACATATTAATTAATCTCATTGGAAGACAGCCTATTGAGTTAGTATCACCCCGTAACCGTCCCTTTTTGACTACTCGTGAAGCGTTCGTTCTCAAAGGTTCTCAAAATCGAAACTTGCTGAAGCGTTATCGCACAAGCAAAGAAGCTCAACGTCGCGCCATACTCCAAGAATTGACAAATAAACCGCTTCCTAATGTGAATGAGTTTGAAGAAACAGCTAATCCAGTCGCTCTAGATGTAGAATGGTTTTTTACAGCTGAAGAACTCTGCGAATTAATGGAACAAGTTGCTGATTTGCCTTTGATGAATATTAATCCCGGTGTTACGAATGCTCAAGATTGGCAGCGGGTAGCATTTAAAGGTGGATCTGAGCCTGGTGTTATCAATATGACAACTTGGTTGCAAGCAAAGAACGGCAAAAATTACTGTGTGGTTGCTACTTGGAATAATAACAATGCACCTTTAGAACAGCAACAGTTTGTGTCATTGTATACTGGAGTGATTGCTAAACTTGCAGCCGAGAAATAA